The proteins below are encoded in one region of Terriglobales bacterium:
- a CDS encoding carboxypeptidase-like regulatory domain-containing protein translates to MRFKVWCCTALWMMFAVACAAQEITADMRGTVYDQSGAVVSGATVHILNTDRNITERTIKTGADGAYNAPVLPIGRYQIRVEAPGFSPYVANDIVLNLNDRRVYDIRLKVGTAQQEVTVTESPIQVNLQDNTSAGLMNGTQIRELSVLSRNFVQLVTLMPGVSQNIATDQFYAGASNPTGSSNQINIVVNGQRPSQNSWLIDGAEDLNRGSNLTLYAYPSIDSIAEFKVLRANFLPEHGRTSSGEVSVVTRGGTNSFHGSAYEFFRNDKLNANNYFTNLAKQPRPPLRWNDWGFTIGGPIKKDNTFFFYSQEWRHFIIYPTFPQSAELPTTAEMGGTLPFPVCVSYSYDPTTGNPQCTSTSNTVGSINPVAAAYVKDIYSKLPAPNVTLKACPGQLCGLIGTGKNLYYYREEAARLDHNFGTRLAVFARYSDDSIPTQEAAGLYNGSYALPDVATTQSNTPAHIFAAHATATLSPTLLNDAGYNYSWGGITSDAIGLALQANSPDIKPTLPFATVSHVVPSVSITGMQGISATGPYYSYDRDQTAFDTLTKIVGPHSLKFGGSFNYYDHNERGPNYPSFSINNRANCVTGISPANCATADNTPEQAWANFLVGNVVSFSEAQQALPYLYNEKMVEAFAQDEWRMRPNFTVDYGVRWTIYGAPQSTNNLTSTFDPQLYDASKAPAINPATGKYFSAIDPRTLPGYIQTGKNSPWGQAVSATLWKNIAPRFGFAWDPTSAGKTSIRGGFGLFYGTNSIDNQLYSQTSNPGVSPSAGAFTNTSLSNPAVVAGSLTATTTTTPPFIYGPNPLFWKLPYTESFDLDVQQQLSSSTMIDIGYYGNLGRHLMGGVDVNMPQPLAFQNIPGYCSQYPAGSECYFQASQWRMLNYVRPYRGFDAINEWTSAFTSSYNGLQAQFQKRFTDSSQIVLNYTWSHDLTDASENFRGAENTYNLKRDWGNSVFDRRHVFSATYVYNLPFFRNQHGIIGHALGGWELSGVVNWSTGIHYDFSTVSCNEDYLGLGTCGNTWAGDPPDQIADPNIGAPNTVSQWFNPAAFAYTGCTAANPKCSPTNTPGFVPPLRQGSARRGQIQGPGIFRWDSSVFKNFKITERVNTQFRAEFFNATNHTNFAEGAPISGLSTSLNSSAYDQILNARDPRNIQLALKVNF, encoded by the coding sequence ATGCGTTTCAAAGTGTGGTGTTGCACTGCGCTGTGGATGATGTTTGCTGTTGCCTGCGCTGCCCAGGAGATCACCGCAGATATGCGTGGAACGGTTTACGACCAGTCAGGCGCGGTGGTCAGCGGCGCTACTGTTCACATCCTCAACACTGATCGCAATATCACCGAGCGCACGATTAAAACCGGCGCCGATGGCGCCTACAACGCTCCGGTGCTGCCGATCGGTCGTTATCAGATCAGGGTCGAGGCTCCCGGGTTCTCGCCTTATGTCGCCAACGATATCGTCTTGAACCTGAATGACCGCCGCGTCTACGACATCAGGCTCAAAGTCGGAACGGCGCAGCAGGAGGTGACGGTTACCGAATCGCCGATCCAGGTCAATCTGCAGGACAACACTTCAGCCGGTCTGATGAACGGAACGCAGATTCGCGAACTCTCCGTGCTCTCGCGCAACTTCGTGCAACTGGTCACATTGATGCCGGGTGTATCGCAGAACATCGCCACCGACCAGTTCTATGCAGGAGCTTCAAATCCAACCGGCTCGTCGAACCAGATCAACATCGTTGTTAACGGTCAGCGGCCTTCGCAAAACAGTTGGCTCATCGATGGAGCTGAGGATCTGAACCGCGGTTCCAATCTGACACTCTATGCGTATCCCAGCATCGATTCGATCGCGGAATTCAAGGTGCTGCGCGCAAACTTCCTTCCTGAGCACGGACGCACCTCCTCCGGCGAAGTCAGCGTGGTAACCCGTGGCGGGACCAACAGTTTCCATGGCTCGGCATACGAGTTCTTCCGCAACGACAAGCTGAACGCGAATAATTACTTCACGAATCTCGCCAAACAACCGCGTCCGCCGTTGCGCTGGAACGACTGGGGTTTCACCATCGGTGGCCCCATCAAGAAAGACAATACGTTTTTCTTCTATTCTCAGGAGTGGCGCCACTTCATTATTTATCCGACCTTCCCACAGAGTGCTGAGTTGCCGACTACGGCCGAAATGGGCGGCACGCTCCCGTTCCCGGTTTGTGTGTCATATAGCTACGACCCCACCACCGGCAATCCTCAGTGCACTTCGACGTCGAACACAGTCGGCAGCATCAATCCGGTTGCCGCAGCTTATGTGAAGGATATTTATTCAAAGCTTCCGGCACCCAACGTCACGTTAAAAGCCTGCCCGGGTCAGCTCTGCGGTCTTATCGGCACCGGGAAGAATCTCTACTACTATCGTGAAGAAGCCGCCCGACTCGATCACAACTTTGGTACTCGGCTCGCGGTCTTTGCCCGTTACTCCGATGACTCCATTCCGACGCAGGAGGCAGCCGGTTTGTATAACGGCAGCTATGCGCTACCCGATGTAGCGACAACACAGAGCAACACGCCGGCGCACATCTTTGCTGCCCACGCGACGGCAACGCTCTCGCCGACTTTGTTGAACGATGCCGGCTACAACTACTCGTGGGGCGGCATTACCAGCGATGCAATCGGCCTGGCCTTGCAAGCCAACTCGCCGGATATCAAACCGACGTTGCCTTTCGCCACCGTCTCCCACGTGGTTCCATCAGTCTCGATTACCGGCATGCAGGGAATTTCGGCGACCGGCCCTTACTACTCCTACGACAGGGATCAGACCGCGTTCGACACGCTGACCAAGATCGTGGGACCGCACTCGTTGAAGTTTGGCGGCAGTTTCAACTACTACGATCACAACGAAAGAGGACCCAACTACCCCAGCTTCAGCATCAATAATCGCGCCAACTGCGTGACCGGGATCTCGCCGGCAAACTGTGCTACGGCTGACAATACGCCGGAACAGGCATGGGCGAATTTCCTGGTCGGCAACGTGGTTTCGTTCTCCGAGGCGCAGCAGGCTCTGCCATATCTCTACAACGAGAAGATGGTCGAAGCCTTTGCCCAGGATGAGTGGCGCATGCGTCCCAATTTCACTGTCGATTACGGTGTGCGCTGGACCATCTATGGCGCGCCGCAATCTACGAACAACCTGACCAGCACCTTCGATCCGCAGCTTTACGATGCCTCGAAGGCTCCCGCCATTAATCCCGCGACCGGCAAATACTTCAGCGCCATCGATCCGCGCACGCTGCCGGGATACATTCAGACAGGAAAGAACTCACCATGGGGGCAGGCTGTCTCGGCCACGCTCTGGAAGAACATTGCGCCGCGCTTCGGCTTTGCCTGGGATCCGACGTCGGCCGGCAAAACCAGCATTCGCGGTGGATTCGGTCTGTTCTATGGAACCAACTCCATAGACAACCAGCTCTACAGCCAAACTTCCAACCCCGGGGTCTCCCCGTCGGCGGGAGCGTTCACGAACACGAGCCTCTCAAATCCGGCGGTCGTAGCAGGTTCGTTGACAGCAACCACGACTACTACTCCACCATTCATCTATGGACCAAACCCGCTTTTCTGGAAGCTTCCCTACACCGAGAGCTTCGATCTGGATGTTCAGCAGCAGCTCAGCAGCAGCACGATGATTGATATCGGTTACTACGGCAATCTCGGGCGGCACCTGATGGGCGGCGTCGACGTCAATATGCCTCAGCCGCTCGCGTTCCAGAATATTCCGGGATACTGCTCGCAGTACCCGGCCGGATCGGAATGCTATTTCCAGGCATCGCAGTGGCGCATGCTCAACTACGTCCGCCCATATCGCGGATTTGATGCGATTAACGAATGGACTTCGGCTTTCACTTCCTCTTACAACGGTCTGCAGGCTCAGTTCCAAAAGAGGTTTACTGACAGCTCACAGATCGTGCTGAATTACACCTGGTCGCATGATCTGACGGATGCATCGGAAAACTTCCGCGGCGCCGAGAACACCTACAACCTCAAGCGCGATTGGGGCAATTCGGTGTTCGATCGCCGACATGTGTTCAGCGCAACTTACGTGTACAACCTGCCATTCTTCAGAAATCAGCACGGCATCATCGGCCACGCGTTGGGAGGTTGGGAGCTCTCGGGCGTCGTGAATTGGAGCACTGGCATCCACTACGATTTCAGCACCGTAAGCTGCAACGAGGATTACCTCGGCCTCGGCACCTGCGGTAATACCTGGGCGGGCGATCCACCTGACCAAATCGCCGATCCCAACATCGGCGCGCCGAACACGGTGTCGCAGTGGTTCAACCCGGCGGCGTTTGCCTACACGGGTTGTACTGCTGCCAATCCGAAGTGCTCACCCACAAACACACCTGGGTTTGTTCCCCCTCTGCGGCAGGGCAGCGCGAGGCGTGGTCAAATCCAGGGCCCAGGAATTTTCCGCTGGGATTCCTCGGTCTTCAAGAACTTCAAAATTACGGAGCGCGTGAACACGCAGTTCCGTGCTGAGTTCTTCAATGCCACCAACCACACGAATTTTGCGGAAGGTGCGCCAATCAGCGGGCTGAGCACGTCGTTGAACAGCAGCGCATACGATCAGATTTTGAATGCCCGCGATCCTCGCAACATTCAGTTGGCGCTGAAGGTGAACTTCTAG
- a CDS encoding GntR family transcriptional regulator has protein sequence MLDRQSAVPLYYQIQQFLLNEIHSGAFKPGQAISSEQEISARMKVSRMTVRQALKSLCSQGILYSERGKGTFVSAIKLEKNFRNVLSFSEEMTKSGSRPSSSVLSFGIEQPDMKAAKALRIGAGEGVISLRRLRLANEIPMAIEWTHLPVNLCPDLLETFDPHTSLYERLAQQYGIHIAVTEEVAEAAVANAEESRLLQINKGSPVFHFVRTSYLRDGRPVEYVNSTYRGDRYRLVNRLTADSEKERLR, from the coding sequence GTTGAACGAGATCCATTCTGGCGCTTTCAAGCCGGGCCAGGCAATTTCTTCTGAGCAGGAAATTTCCGCTCGCATGAAAGTAAGCCGGATGACGGTCCGGCAGGCGCTCAAGTCGCTGTGCAGCCAGGGCATCCTCTACAGCGAACGGGGAAAAGGGACATTCGTTTCAGCCATCAAGCTGGAAAAAAATTTTCGCAACGTTTTGTCGTTCAGCGAAGAGATGACCAAGAGCGGGTCGCGGCCCAGTTCGAGCGTGCTGTCTTTCGGAATTGAACAACCCGACATGAAGGCGGCGAAAGCTTTGCGCATTGGCGCCGGCGAAGGGGTGATCAGCTTGCGGCGGCTGCGCCTGGCAAATGAAATTCCTATGGCAATCGAGTGGACTCACCTTCCGGTCAATCTTTGTCCAGACCTGCTGGAGACATTCGACCCCCATACCTCGCTCTACGAAAGGCTGGCGCAGCAGTACGGCATTCATATCGCTGTAACCGAGGAAGTGGCAGAAGCGGCCGTAGCAAACGCCGAGGAGTCAAGGCTCTTGCAGATCAACAAGGGCAGTCCAGTCTTTCACTTCGTACGCACTTCCTACCTTCGCGATGGCAGGCCCGTGGAATACGTAAACTCGACTTATCGCGGCGACCGCTACCGGCTCGTGAACCGGCTGACCGCAGATTCGGAGAAAGAGAGATTACGTTGA
- a CDS encoding LUD domain-containing protein, with protein MSTPAAAISPRSVADKSQKSAMLKAIRMALDIESPAVRHNTQTFNNGRYEAVAVIPDYNALKDRARAIKEDAIARLPQLLAQVEASVKRNGGHFFLAKDGNEASRYITQVCCEHQVRLLVKGKSMTSEEVHLNHHLEAAGIEVAETDLAEFILQIADEQPSHVVGPAIHYSRERITALFKRRFQTDSPLDTGEELTRFAREILRQKFLNADAGVSGANFVTADTGSIVLVESEGNIRLTSYVPPLHIAIAGVEKVLPSRRDLAIFLELLAPSSTGQGLTSYTSVLTPPLTAAPVLSDRPGAKREFHLVLIDNGRMRMREDAVLHEALYCIRCAACLNSCANFQTVGGHAFGGETYSGGIGGSWEAGTNDLLKARFNELCTGCTRCVNQCPVRIDIPWLNSNLRERINQIDAAASAGFLQKALSAEAADKATVAKIFFGRYDLFGKWGSRLAPLSNWMNELPGSRAMMERIAGVDQRRQLPPFASQTLVQAARKLPPAKAPAHRGRIALFPDIFTNYGSPERGIAVIEVFRAVGLDVVLTEVSADGRASLSQGLIQTARKQAQQTSEILLKYIREGREIVVIEPSALAMFRLDNRHFLDRNAFEEIRAHSFEAVEYLWRMLQERNLEAADFFPASSHPLGTRLFYHSHCQQKTISAAEPTEALLRAAGFDVTTSRVECCGMAGSFGYKKDYYELSMAVGEDLFNQVRAAEADGARTLVATGISCQEQLHAGLQRTVFHPMELLGAIIKA; from the coding sequence GTGTCCACACCTGCTGCCGCCATTTCGCCGCGATCGGTCGCCGACAAAAGCCAGAAGTCGGCGATGCTAAAAGCCATTCGCATGGCTCTCGACATCGAGAGCCCGGCGGTGCGGCATAACACACAGACGTTCAACAACGGACGCTATGAAGCAGTCGCCGTCATTCCCGACTACAACGCGCTCAAAGATCGCGCGCGAGCCATTAAAGAAGATGCGATCGCGCGCCTGCCCCAGCTTCTCGCGCAGGTAGAGGCGAGCGTGAAGCGCAACGGCGGCCACTTCTTTCTGGCAAAGGACGGAAACGAAGCTTCGCGCTACATCACGCAAGTCTGCTGCGAGCACCAGGTTCGGCTGCTGGTGAAGGGCAAGAGCATGACCTCGGAAGAGGTCCATCTCAACCATCACCTCGAAGCAGCGGGAATCGAAGTCGCCGAAACCGATCTTGCGGAATTCATTCTGCAGATCGCAGACGAGCAGCCCTCGCACGTCGTAGGGCCGGCGATTCACTACAGCCGCGAACGCATCACGGCGCTGTTTAAGCGCAGGTTCCAGACCGATTCGCCGCTCGATACCGGCGAAGAGCTCACGCGCTTCGCCCGCGAGATTCTTCGTCAGAAGTTCCTCAACGCCGATGCCGGCGTCTCCGGCGCCAACTTCGTCACTGCCGATACGGGAAGCATTGTCTTGGTCGAAAGCGAAGGCAACATTCGCCTCACATCGTATGTGCCGCCGCTGCACATCGCGATCGCCGGAGTCGAGAAGGTCCTTCCATCGCGCCGCGATCTCGCGATCTTTCTCGAGCTGCTTGCGCCGAGTTCCACGGGCCAAGGCCTAACCTCGTACACCAGCGTCCTCACTCCTCCGCTCACCGCCGCGCCGGTGCTGTCCGACCGTCCAGGCGCGAAGCGCGAGTTCCATCTGGTCCTCATCGATAACGGCCGCATGCGCATGCGCGAAGACGCCGTGCTGCACGAAGCTCTCTACTGCATTCGCTGCGCCGCATGCCTGAACTCGTGCGCGAACTTCCAGACCGTAGGCGGACACGCCTTTGGAGGTGAGACGTACTCAGGCGGCATTGGCGGCTCGTGGGAGGCAGGCACAAATGATCTGCTCAAAGCGCGCTTCAACGAACTCTGCACCGGATGCACGCGCTGCGTGAATCAGTGCCCGGTGCGCATCGATATTCCATGGCTCAATTCGAATCTGCGCGAGCGCATCAACCAGATCGACGCTGCGGCCTCTGCCGGTTTCCTGCAAAAGGCTCTCAGCGCGGAAGCCGCCGATAAAGCCACGGTAGCAAAGATCTTCTTCGGCCGTTATGACCTTTTTGGGAAATGGGGATCACGCCTTGCTCCGCTTTCCAACTGGATGAACGAGCTGCCCGGCAGCCGCGCGATGATGGAGCGCATCGCCGGAGTCGATCAGAGGCGCCAACTCCCGCCCTTCGCTTCACAAACTCTGGTCCAAGCCGCTCGCAAGCTTCCGCCGGCAAAAGCTCCAGCTCATCGCGGACGCATCGCGCTATTTCCTGACATCTTTACCAACTACGGCTCTCCCGAAAGGGGAATCGCCGTCATCGAAGTCTTCCGCGCAGTCGGCCTCGACGTAGTGCTGACCGAAGTCTCAGCCGACGGACGCGCTTCACTCTCGCAAGGACTGATTCAAACCGCCAGGAAGCAGGCGCAACAGACGAGCGAGATTCTGCTGAAGTACATCCGCGAAGGCCGCGAGATCGTGGTAATCGAACCGAGCGCGCTGGCGATGTTCCGCCTCGACAACCGCCACTTCCTCGATCGCAATGCGTTCGAGGAAATCCGCGCCCACAGCTTCGAAGCCGTCGAGTACCTGTGGCGCATGCTGCAGGAGCGCAATCTCGAGGCCGCCGACTTCTTCCCCGCCTCAAGCCATCCACTGGGAACGAGGCTCTTCTACCACAGCCACTGCCAGCAAAAAACCATCAGCGCAGCCGAACCGACAGAAGCCCTGCTCCGCGCCGCCGGATTCGACGTAACCACCTCCCGAGTTGAGTGCTGCGGCATGGCCGGCAGTTTCGGCTACAAAAAGGACTACTACGAACTGAGCATGGCTGTCGGAGAAGACCTCTTCAATCAGGTAAGAGCTGCGGAAGCGGATGGAGCGCGAACACTCGTAGCTACAGGCATCTCGTGTCAGGAACAGCTTCACGCCGGGCTGCAGCGGACGGTGTTCCATCCGATGGAATTACTCGGCGCAATCATAAAGGCTTAA
- a CDS encoding GntR family transcriptional regulator — MLDRQSAVPLYYQIQQFLLEQIHSGVFEPGEAISSEQEISARFRVSRMTVRQALKSLCDEGVLYSQRGRGTFVSQAKLEKNFRNVLSFSEEMSNSGSRPSSKVLSFSIVPADVNTAEALRIKAQDNVISLRRLRLADEIAMAIEWSHIPVHFCPDLLGTFDARTSLYATLAERYGLEIAITEEVAEAAVANAEEARLLEIRKASAVFRLARTSYLRDGRPVEYVNSIYRGDRYRIVNRLSAQGKKEKVG; from the coding sequence ATGCTCGACCGGCAGAGTGCGGTCCCGCTTTACTACCAGATTCAACAGTTCTTGCTGGAGCAGATCCATTCCGGCGTCTTCGAACCTGGCGAGGCGATCTCGTCGGAGCAGGAGATCTCTGCGCGATTCCGCGTAAGCCGCATGACTGTGCGGCAGGCCCTCAAATCGCTGTGCGATGAAGGCGTGTTGTACAGCCAACGTGGCCGGGGAACGTTCGTTTCCCAAGCCAAGTTGGAGAAAAATTTTCGCAACGTCCTCTCGTTCTCCGAAGAGATGAGCAACAGCGGATCGCGGCCCAGTTCGAAGGTGCTCTCTTTCAGCATTGTCCCCGCCGATGTCAACACGGCGGAGGCCCTCAGGATCAAGGCGCAGGACAACGTAATCAGCTTACGGCGATTGAGGCTCGCGGATGAGATCGCAATGGCGATTGAGTGGAGCCACATTCCTGTGCATTTTTGCCCGGATTTGCTGGGCACATTCGATGCTCGCACTTCGTTGTACGCGACCCTGGCCGAGCGGTACGGACTCGAGATTGCCATTACGGAAGAGGTTGCAGAAGCTGCTGTCGCAAATGCGGAAGAGGCGCGGCTTTTAGAGATTCGCAAGGCAAGCGCGGTCTTCCGTCTTGCACGGACGTCTTACCTCCGCGATGGCAGGCCTGTGGAGTATGTGAACTCGATCTATCGTGGCGATCGTTACAGGATCGTTAATCGACTAAGCGCTCAAGGCAAGAAAGAGAAGGTTGGTTGA
- a CDS encoding carboxypeptidase regulatory-like domain-containing protein: MRVLSRLGILAALCCWLACAAIAQEITGSIAGTVKDPQGAVVPNATVTITNTDKSAVVRTVKTGAGGEFAAPLLPVGHYSFAVDAPGFQKFQQTGITLNLGDHLTFFPALKVGASTETVAVEANAAQVNLQSVEASGLISGTQVRELALNGRNWEQLVTLVPGVSDAGQSDQLYVGAFAPQGTNLVTFSINGGRREENNYMIDGADNIDRGSGLTLLSFPSVDAIGQFQVIRGQYGPEYGRAASGQVNVITKSGTSNLHGSLYEFVRNDVFNANNYFTKRTQLGNGQPNKPPVLRYNDFGGTIGGPVWIPKLYEQKDKTFFFFSEEARRNLTFSNPVATVPTAGMLTGQFLHPVCVAFDANNNCTTTGTSISTINPIAQAYIKDVFSKYPQPNNPAVNPFSLISSVRGIFNFREEIYKIDHTVNSRLSFSGKILRDSIPTRESGGLFTNLPLDNVGSTNTNSPGHNYTVRATITLSPTFLIEPGYGYSYGAILSTPNNLLNAKNSPDVASSLNGVLPFATVLGRIPNLTLAGGTGPQTFGPYNDYNINHNALVNVTKVHGSHSIKFGATYYHYEKHENAGNGNQGTFAFNNNGVQTGALDFEQAWANFLLGQVGTFSQSSLDLTADILDNQFEYYAQDTWRMKPNLTLTYGFRHSFFRQPTSANGIMENFYPGAYDPSKAPCILSNGKIDVTKSATGTLTSACNPNYDPLNGYIFAPGQAPAGVTGHVSPWGSKMGPEYNLAIAPRLGVAWDPFGKGNTSIRAGYGMFYDSGDIFGNAENDVFTGIGYQNNVSFPNVTFQSPTGGQPIPSTGITANITQLQSRIDTNYKSPYTQQWSLDVQNLLKSGWLLDVGYYGQNGIHLPGFFDNNQPAPNAFRQCTDATPCMSGPNKISFGAVPVVTSANTNGLNALRPFIGYSGGNAVRGIYTENYNGLQTQLQKQFTGNTMVNVSYTWSHALTTYIADRTTGSIMPVQGNLRDNNYGPGIGDRRHVFTANFVWDLPWLKNQEGFVGHVLGGWEFSGIQTFQTGLPGNVTQAVADPTGAGCLGPSPCSLRPNQTGDPNANAPNTFAKWFNTSAFSTPSSTQTTPPSARPGAVRLPGFWRSDLGLFKNFKATERFTFQFRAEAFNAFNHTNPICCASFTSTNASSFGVITSARDPRTLELGAKFLF; the protein is encoded by the coding sequence ATGCGTGTGTTATCCCGTTTAGGAATCTTAGCTGCGCTCTGCTGCTGGCTTGCATGTGCCGCGATTGCGCAGGAAATTACCGGGAGTATTGCCGGGACTGTTAAGGATCCGCAGGGTGCCGTTGTTCCCAATGCGACCGTAACCATCACCAATACAGATAAGAGTGCCGTTGTGCGCACGGTAAAGACCGGAGCAGGCGGCGAGTTTGCTGCCCCACTGCTGCCCGTCGGACACTATTCATTCGCAGTAGACGCTCCGGGCTTTCAGAAGTTTCAACAGACCGGAATCACGCTCAACCTGGGCGACCACCTCACTTTCTTCCCCGCCCTCAAGGTTGGCGCCTCGACAGAAACCGTGGCTGTAGAAGCCAATGCCGCACAGGTTAACCTGCAGTCCGTGGAAGCATCAGGACTGATCAGCGGAACCCAGGTTCGAGAATTGGCTTTGAACGGCCGCAACTGGGAGCAATTAGTAACGCTCGTGCCAGGCGTCTCCGACGCGGGACAGTCCGACCAGCTATATGTTGGCGCTTTTGCTCCTCAGGGAACCAATCTGGTGACCTTTTCGATCAACGGCGGCCGCCGCGAGGAAAACAACTACATGATCGATGGCGCCGACAACATCGATCGTGGCTCGGGATTGACTTTGCTCTCATTCCCCAGTGTGGACGCGATTGGCCAATTTCAGGTGATTCGAGGCCAGTATGGTCCGGAGTATGGCCGAGCGGCCAGCGGCCAGGTAAATGTCATTACCAAATCCGGCACCAGCAACCTGCACGGCAGCCTTTATGAGTTTGTGCGCAACGACGTCTTCAACGCAAACAACTACTTCACCAAAAGGACTCAATTGGGTAATGGCCAACCGAACAAACCGCCGGTGCTGCGCTACAACGACTTCGGCGGCACAATCGGCGGGCCGGTTTGGATCCCGAAGCTCTACGAACAAAAAGACAAAACTTTCTTCTTCTTCTCCGAAGAGGCGAGGAGAAATCTTACTTTTTCCAATCCTGTCGCAACGGTTCCTACCGCAGGCATGCTGACCGGCCAATTCCTGCATCCTGTCTGCGTTGCCTTTGATGCGAACAACAATTGCACCACTACTGGGACCTCCATCTCGACGATCAATCCAATCGCTCAGGCGTACATCAAGGATGTCTTTTCGAAGTATCCACAGCCCAATAACCCAGCGGTGAATCCTTTCAGCCTGATTTCAAGCGTGCGCGGAATCTTCAATTTCCGCGAGGAGATCTACAAGATCGATCACACCGTGAACTCCAGGCTATCTTTCAGTGGCAAAATCCTGCGTGATTCCATTCCAACTCGTGAATCGGGCGGACTGTTTACTAATCTCCCGCTCGACAACGTAGGCTCGACTAACACGAACTCGCCAGGGCATAACTATACAGTTCGCGCGACGATTACTTTGAGCCCTACCTTCCTGATTGAGCCAGGGTATGGCTACTCTTATGGCGCGATCTTGAGCACACCCAATAATCTTCTGAACGCGAAGAACTCGCCAGACGTTGCGAGCTCTCTCAACGGAGTGCTTCCGTTCGCTACTGTTCTGGGTCGCATTCCGAATTTGACTCTCGCAGGCGGAACTGGCCCTCAGACCTTTGGCCCCTATAACGACTACAACATCAACCATAACGCTTTGGTAAACGTCACCAAGGTGCACGGCAGCCACTCCATTAAGTTTGGAGCCACTTACTACCATTACGAGAAGCACGAAAACGCGGGCAATGGAAATCAAGGCACTTTCGCCTTCAATAACAACGGTGTGCAGACAGGAGCACTCGATTTCGAGCAGGCTTGGGCTAACTTTCTCCTTGGGCAAGTCGGAACGTTCTCGCAAAGCTCTCTCGATCTGACTGCTGATATTCTCGACAATCAATTCGAGTACTATGCGCAGGACACATGGCGCATGAAGCCGAATTTGACTCTCACTTATGGCTTCCGCCACTCATTCTTCCGCCAACCGACTTCGGCTAACGGGATCATGGAGAACTTCTATCCGGGTGCGTACGATCCATCGAAGGCTCCCTGTATTTTGTCCAACGGTAAAATCGACGTGACCAAGAGCGCCACCGGAACACTCACCAGCGCCTGCAATCCGAATTACGATCCTCTGAATGGCTACATCTTCGCCCCTGGACAGGCACCGGCGGGAGTCACAGGCCACGTCTCTCCATGGGGCAGCAAAATGGGTCCGGAGTACAATCTCGCGATTGCACCTCGACTGGGCGTCGCCTGGGATCCGTTTGGCAAAGGTAACACTTCGATCCGCGCAGGCTATGGCATGTTCTATGACAGCGGAGACATCTTCGGAAACGCAGAAAATGATGTCTTCACTGGCATCGGGTATCAGAACAACGTTTCCTTCCCGAACGTGACCTTCCAGAGCCCTACGGGAGGGCAGCCAATTCCGTCAACGGGAATCACGGCCAATATCACTCAACTGCAGTCGCGCATCGACACAAACTACAAGTCGCCGTACACGCAGCAGTGGAGCCTGGATGTGCAGAACCTCTTAAAATCGGGTTGGCTTCTGGACGTAGGCTACTACGGACAGAATGGCATTCACCTGCCCGGATTTTTCGACAACAACCAACCGGCCCCGAATGCGTTCCGCCAATGCACGGATGCTACTCCGTGTATGAGCGGCCCGAACAAAATCAGCTTCGGTGCTGTACCTGTCGTCACCAGTGCCAACACTAACGGGCTGAATGCCCTGCGGCCATTCATTGGATACTCCGGCGGCAACGCCGTTCGTGGTATCTACACCGAGAACTACAACGGACTGCAGACGCAACTGCAGAAGCAATTCACCGGCAACACAATGGTCAATGTCTCCTACACCTGGAGCCATGCCTTAACCACCTATATCGCGGACCGCACAACCGGCAGCATCATGCCGGTGCAGGGAAACCTTCGCGACAATAACTATGGTCCTGGAATCGGAGATCGACGTCACGTTTTCACTGCAAACTTTGTCTGGGATCTTCCCTGGCTTAAGAACCAGGAAGGATTCGTAGGTCACGTGCTGGGTGGCTGGGAATTTTCCGGCATCCAGACCTTCCAGACTGGTCTGCCCGGGAACGTAACGCAGGCAGTTGCCGATCCTACTGGCGCAGGTTGCCTGGGCCCGTCTCCTTGCTCATTGCGCCCCAACCAGACCGGTGATCCAAACGCGAATGCACCCAATACTTTCGCGAAATGGTTCAACACCTCTGCGTTCTCGACGCCGTCTTCGACGCAGACCACGCCACCGTCAGCTCGTCCGGGCGCAGTACGGTTGCCGGGCTTCTGGCGCTCTGATCTTGGATTATTCAAAAATTTCAAGGCAACTGAGCGGTTCACGTTCCAGTTCCGCGCAGAGGCCTTCAACGCCTTCAACCACACCAATCCGATCTGCTGCGCGTCATTCACGAGCACGAACGCCTCGTCCTTTGGGGTAATTACTTCGGCGCGTGATCCTCGCACTTTGGAATTGGGAGCGAAGTTCTTGTTCTAG